A genome region from Bacillaceae bacterium IKA-2 includes the following:
- a CDS encoding RDD family protein translates to MDEHEVNQEVGSNTEKKGYRYAGFWMRFWAYILDLLVLASIKTIIVAPILTIVNLREIRIAFFSLEVLLVAIITVLYFLLLTKKWGQTIGKRVLGIKVISKKEVPLTWSSLIFREVVGRYILQVFILTYTLYLIVAFQRKKQGLHDMIGDTLVIHEEM, encoded by the coding sequence ATGGATGAACATGAGGTTAACCAAGAGGTAGGTAGTAATACAGAGAAAAAAGGCTATCGATATGCAGGGTTTTGGATGAGATTTTGGGCTTACATATTAGATTTATTAGTTTTAGCTAGTATTAAGACAATTATTGTAGCGCCTATTTTAACCATCGTTAATTTAAGAGAAATTCGTATCGCCTTTTTTTCTCTCGAGGTACTATTAGTAGCGATTATCACTGTTCTTTATTTTTTGTTACTTACAAAAAAATGGGGGCAAACAATAGGTAAAAGAGTTTTGGGCATTAAAGTTATTAGTAAAAAGGAAGTACCGTTAACGTGGTCGTCGCTAATTTTTCGAGAAGTAGTTGGCAGATATATTTTGCAGGTGTTTATACTTACTTACACACTCTATCTTATTGTTGCTTTTCAAAGAAAAAAGCAAGGTTTACATGACATGATCGGCGATACACTTGTGATTCATGAAGAAATGTGA
- the ytfJ gene encoding GerW family sporulation protein, translating to MSEHPIQGLMKTAMENIKEMVDVNTIVGDPVETPDGSVIIPVSKVGFGFAAGGSQFTIEKQSTSNEKEKEYPFGGGSGGGVSITPIAFLIVNASGVRMIHLDENTHLYEKLLDFAPQVVEKIQQMINGNKKDTPPTPPIQPNL from the coding sequence ATGTCAGAACATCCTATTCAAGGTCTAATGAAAACGGCAATGGAAAATATAAAAGAAATGGTGGATGTGAACACAATAGTAGGAGACCCAGTTGAAACTCCAGATGGAAGTGTCATCATTCCTGTGTCGAAAGTTGGATTCGGTTTCGCTGCTGGTGGAAGTCAGTTTACTATTGAAAAGCAAAGTACAAGTAATGAGAAAGAAAAAGAATATCCTTTTGGTGGAGGTAGCGGTGGCGGTGTTTCTATAACACCAATTGCTTTTTTAATTGTGAATGCATCAGGTGTGAGAATGATTCATCTAGATGAAAATACACATCTTTATGAAAAATTATTGGATTTTGCTCCACAAGTGGTGGAGAAAATTCAGCAAATGATTAATGGTAATAAGAAGGATACTCCACCTACTCCACCTATTCAACCTAATCTATAA
- a CDS encoding DUF2953 domain-containing protein has protein sequence MHWIWWVVIGVISILLLLPFAKISVKIKYYHHQDNDELNVKMSTFFGLASYKVSVPILKIDDDSAAIIVKEEQHSAINDSENTMKITADTIIRSIRDIKNFLKHVIGFSKIIRKFLGRISITKFSWRSCLGVGDAAATGTMVGAAWALKGSAIGMIAHFMKLKVNPILDVQPTFQVPSSHTELSCMISFRLGYAIIAALQIVTHWKRRPKFTTENLFEHNGT, from the coding sequence GTGCATTGGATTTGGTGGGTTGTAATTGGGGTTATTTCAATTCTCCTATTGCTTCCTTTTGCAAAAATATCAGTTAAGATCAAGTATTATCATCACCAAGATAATGATGAGCTTAACGTAAAAATGTCCACCTTTTTTGGCCTTGCTTCTTATAAGGTTAGTGTACCGATTTTAAAGATAGATGATGATTCAGCTGCTATCATTGTAAAGGAAGAGCAACATTCGGCTATAAATGATAGTGAAAATACGATGAAGATAACAGCAGATACTATTATTCGGTCAATAAGGGATATAAAAAATTTTTTGAAGCATGTTATTGGTTTTAGTAAGATTATTCGTAAGTTTTTAGGTCGTATTTCGATTACTAAATTTTCATGGAGAAGTTGCCTTGGAGTTGGTGATGCAGCAGCAACAGGAACAATGGTAGGTGCTGCGTGGGCTTTGAAAGGAAGTGCTATCGGTATGATTGCACACTTTATGAAACTTAAAGTTAATCCTATTTTGGATGTGCAACCAACTTTTCAAGTTCCTAGCTCACACACAGAGCTATCGTGTATGATTTCATTTCGATTAGGGTATGCTATAATCGCCGCTTTACAAATTGTCACTCATTGGAAAAGACGCCCAAAGTTTACGACTGAAAATTTGTTTGAGCACAATGGTACTTAA
- a CDS encoding acetate kinase, with the protein MSKIMAINAGSSSLKFQLLEMPNETVLTKGIVERIGSKEATFQIEVNGEKQNETREITDHSKAVELLLEKLTGLGIINSLDEIEGIGHRVVHGAEKFNDSILIDDRILKGIEEVSELAPLHNPANLVGIESFRKVLPNVPAVAVFDTAFHQTMPEQSFLYSVPYEYYENFGIRKYGFHGTSHKYVTERAAELLGRPVDQLRLISCHLGNGASIAAIEGGKSIDTSMGFTPLAGITMGTRSGNIDPALIPYIMDKTGQSATEVLDVLNKKSGLLALSGFSSDLRDIEKQAAAGHERAELALEVFTSRIHKYIGSYAARMQGVDAVIFTAGIGENSDVIRARVLKGLEFMGIYWDPSLNKVRGKEAFLNYPHSPVKVIVIPTNEEVMIARDTVRCIK; encoded by the coding sequence ATGTCAAAAATTATGGCAATTAATGCTGGAAGTTCGTCGCTAAAGTTTCAACTCCTCGAAATGCCTAACGAAACTGTTTTAACAAAAGGAATTGTCGAGAGAATCGGTTCAAAAGAAGCGACTTTTCAAATTGAGGTAAATGGAGAAAAACAAAACGAAACTCGTGAAATAACAGATCATTCCAAAGCTGTGGAACTATTACTAGAAAAACTTACTGGTTTAGGGATAATTAATTCTTTAGATGAAATTGAAGGAATTGGTCATCGTGTCGTTCACGGTGCTGAAAAATTCAATGATTCGATTTTAATTGATGATCGCATTTTAAAAGGTATTGAGGAAGTTTCTGAATTAGCACCTCTTCATAATCCTGCAAATCTTGTTGGAATTGAATCATTTAGAAAGGTACTACCTAACGTTCCAGCAGTAGCGGTTTTTGATACTGCCTTCCATCAAACAATGCCTGAGCAGTCCTTCTTATATAGTGTTCCCTATGAGTACTACGAGAATTTTGGTATTCGTAAGTACGGATTTCACGGTACTTCACATAAATATGTAACCGAGCGTGCGGCTGAACTTTTAGGAAGGCCAGTCGATCAGTTACGTTTAATTTCATGTCATTTAGGAAATGGTGCTTCAATTGCCGCTATTGAAGGTGGGAAATCAATTGATACGTCAATGGGCTTCACACCATTAGCAGGAATTACAATGGGAACCCGATCAGGAAACATTGACCCTGCACTAATTCCTTATATTATGGATAAAACAGGTCAATCTGCCACAGAAGTTCTCGATGTTCTAAACAAAAAGAGTGGTTTGCTTGCTTTATCAGGGTTTTCGAGTGACCTTCGTGATATAGAAAAACAAGCAGCAGCAGGCCATGAACGAGCAGAATTAGCGCTAGAAGTATTTACTTCTCGAATCCATAAATATATCGGATCATATGCAGCTCGAATGCAAGGTGTTGACGCTGTTATTTTCACAGCAGGAATTGGTGAAAATAGTGATGTCATTCGTGCTCGAGTATTAAAAGGTTTAGAGTTCATGGGTATTTATTGGGATCCATCATTAAACAAAGTGCGTGGAAAAGAAGCATTTTTAAACTATCCTCACTCTCCCGTAAAAGTGATCGTAATTCCAACAAACGAAGAAGTTATGATTGCAAGAGATACAGTTAGGTGTATTAAATAA
- a CDS encoding EcsC family protein — protein MKVVDRENMVWEAIENWEQSYFIGVEKNSYYSLEENLNHTIRSWRPDLQTKLLETVDSIIFHTHVIIQSTKYEEETALKVLDQGRVFNANIENLADMKRLTIDQLRFISNQHLAKQRLVSLSQGGVTGIGGLFLIALDLPLILTINLRSIQLIAMTYGYDLKKPYELMLVLKVFHVATLPKTMQKEGWLCLLQELADYEDEWLLFNEKNNYNSAVWLQQPIKQFGKGLMLFLLRKKLIQGMPLFGMAIGAASNYFLAKQVSEIAHNFYQKRFLLEKNNDRVKVESKFV, from the coding sequence ATGAAAGTAGTCGATCGGGAAAACATGGTTTGGGAAGCTATAGAAAATTGGGAACAATCATATTTTATTGGAGTAGAAAAAAATTCTTATTACTCATTGGAAGAAAATCTTAATCACACAATTCGCTCGTGGCGACCAGATTTGCAAACAAAGCTATTAGAAACGGTCGATAGTATTATATTTCATACCCACGTCATTATCCAAAGTACTAAGTACGAAGAAGAAACTGCTTTGAAGGTATTAGACCAGGGTCGGGTCTTCAACGCAAACATTGAAAACTTAGCTGATATGAAGAGGCTAACAATTGATCAGCTTCGATTTATTAGTAATCAACATCTAGCGAAACAACGGCTTGTATCTCTTAGTCAAGGTGGAGTTACTGGAATTGGCGGTTTGTTTTTAATAGCCTTAGATTTACCGTTAATATTAACAATTAATTTAAGGTCGATTCAGCTAATCGCAATGACGTACGGATACGATTTAAAAAAGCCTTATGAACTAATGTTAGTCCTGAAAGTTTTTCATGTGGCAACGCTACCAAAAACAATGCAAAAAGAGGGTTGGCTATGTTTGTTACAAGAATTAGCTGACTATGAAGATGAATGGCTTTTATTTAATGAAAAAAATAATTACAATTCAGCAGTTTGGCTCCAGCAACCGATTAAGCAATTCGGAAAAGGTCTGATGCTATTTTTACTTAGAAAGAAACTTATTCAAGGAATGCCGCTATTCGGTATGGCAATTGGCGCTGCGTCAAATTACTTTTTAGCGAAACAGGTTTCTGAAATTGCCCATAATTTTTATCAAAAACGATTTTTACTTGAAAAAAATAATGATCGAGTAAAAGTTGAGAGCAAATTTGTTTAA
- a CDS encoding class I SAM-dependent methyltransferase, producing MGQNKDLEFETFFTNLDDSTVIIQNEVKLTYLEALVLAGEKLFQGEINQSLSELAEKKITIALSNINLEELSKEQIRKAFQFAILKGMKEATQPHHAMTPDAVALFMSYLVNKLTEKKEHFSILDPAVGAANLLTAILNGSSKQVESFGIEPDETLLRLAYVSANMQEHNIELFHQDSLQETFIAANIDIVVSDLPVGHYPNEAVASKYSLKAENGMSYTHHLMIEQALNHVKSGGFLLFLIPNFMLETKQAKQLHSYIKDHAHIYALLQLPKSMFKDEKHGKSIFIIRKKGDGIKGPTQALLAELPSFSNKQRLSEMISSINNWFSEYLK from the coding sequence ATGGGGCAAAATAAAGATCTAGAATTTGAAACATTTTTTACGAATTTAGATGATAGTACGGTAATTATTCAAAATGAAGTTAAACTTACATATCTAGAAGCGCTAGTGTTGGCAGGTGAAAAGCTTTTTCAAGGTGAAATTAACCAATCGTTAAGCGAATTAGCTGAAAAAAAAATCACTATCGCTCTTAGTAACATTAATTTAGAGGAACTATCAAAAGAACAAATTAGAAAGGCATTTCAATTTGCGATATTAAAGGGTATGAAAGAAGCAACTCAACCCCATCACGCAATGACTCCAGATGCAGTTGCTCTTTTTATGAGTTATTTAGTAAATAAACTAACAGAGAAAAAAGAACATTTTAGTATTCTTGATCCTGCAGTAGGCGCTGCTAATTTACTAACTGCGATATTAAATGGATCCAGTAAGCAGGTGGAAAGTTTTGGTATTGAACCCGATGAGACTTTACTTCGACTTGCCTATGTTAGTGCCAATATGCAGGAACATAATATTGAATTATTTCACCAAGATAGTTTACAAGAAACTTTTATTGCTGCTAATATCGATATTGTCGTTTCGGATTTACCAGTCGGTCACTATCCAAATGAAGCTGTTGCTAGTAAGTATTCCTTAAAAGCTGAAAATGGAATGTCATATACTCATCATTTAATGATTGAACAAGCATTAAATCACGTAAAATCTGGTGGGTTTTTGTTATTTTTGATTCCGAATTTTATGCTTGAGACAAAACAAGCGAAGCAACTGCACAGTTACATCAAGGATCACGCGCATATTTATGCCTTGCTACAATTACCAAAATCGATGTTCAAAGATGAGAAACATGGAAAAAGTATTTTTATTATTAGGAAAAAAGGTGATGGGATTAAAGGTCCAACCCAAGCACTTTTAGCTGAGTTACCATCTTTTTCAAATAAACAAAGACTAAGTGAAATGATTAGTAGTATTAATAACTGGTTTAGTGAATATCTAAAATAA
- the tpx gene encoding thiol peroxidase translates to MANVTFKGNPITLLGNEVKVGDKAPNFVVLANDLSPFTLESLQDKVTIISVVPSIDTGVCDAQTRRFNEAAAQLEGVNIITVSVDLPFAQKRWCGAAGIDKVQTLSDHRELSFGQAFGVAIEELRLLARAVFVVNQQGDVTYAEYVSEATDHPNYDAPVAAAKELL, encoded by the coding sequence TTGGCAAATGTTACGTTTAAAGGAAACCCAATTACACTATTAGGTAATGAGGTAAAAGTAGGGGACAAGGCACCAAATTTTGTTGTCCTAGCAAATGACTTATCGCCATTCACTTTAGAAAGTTTACAAGACAAAGTTACGATCATTAGTGTTGTACCATCTATAGACACTGGTGTCTGTGATGCCCAAACAAGACGTTTTAACGAAGCTGCAGCACAACTTGAAGGGGTAAACATCATTACTGTTAGCGTTGACTTGCCGTTTGCTCAAAAGCGTTGGTGTGGAGCTGCTGGTATTGATAAAGTTCAAACGTTATCAGACCACCGAGAGTTGTCTTTCGGTCAAGCATTTGGAGTAGCTATTGAAGAACTAAGACTATTAGCTAGAGCAGTATTTGTTGTTAATCAACAAGGTGATGTTACATATGCTGAGTACGTCTCTGAAGCAACAGACCATCCAAATTACGACGCACCGGTTGCGGCAGCAAAAGAATTACTGTAA